Part of the Desulforegula conservatrix Mb1Pa genome is shown below.
TTGAAAAAGGTTATGGCAGATTCAGGATCAAACTGAAAATGAATGCAAAAGGTCTTGACGAAGAGGCTTTGGAAAATGCCCTTGAATCATCTTGCCCTCGTGAAAAAGAATACGAATCAGCCCTCTCCGTAGCATCAAAAAAGCTTAAAACCCTTATTGAAGACGAAGATCCCGGGAAAAAACGGGCCAGACTTTCAAGGTTTCTTGTGTCACGAGGTTTTGATTATGATCTGACCCGGGAGGTTGTAAATAAGGTATTGGTTTTGGATTATTATTGCGGAGAATGAGTCTGCAGATTAATTTGTTCCCCGCAAATTTATCACTCCGTTGCTCAAAGTCAGCCCTCGTATTTTAATTTT
Proteins encoded:
- a CDS encoding regulatory protein RecX, whose product is MGESRVDTPEINPAVFRKAYSAAISKLSIRDHSRSEIKKALALKGFEESISDQVIKKLENDGYLKENEFAERFAKSQLEKGYGRFRIKLKMNAKGLDEEALENALESSCPREKEYESALSVASKKLKTLIEDEDPGKKRARLSRFLVSRGFDYDLTREVVNKVLVLDYYCGE